In Streptomyces alboniger, the following are encoded in one genomic region:
- a CDS encoding alkaline phosphatase family protein yields MSLPAWDDVDPIALDTAPVPAYGSGSLADLLPTLVSHQGVPGYETPPITELAPADRNCVFLIDGLGWEQLKAHPGEAPFLTSLLAGSRGGTGQPITAGFPATTATSLASVGTGLPPGAHGLPGYTVRNPATGELMNQLRWTPWTDPRAWQPYPTVFQRAHDAGVHTAQVSSPTFESTPLTKVALSGGTFRGKLSGEDRMDLAAEQLAAGDRSLVYTYYAEVDGKGHRFGVDSDAWRGQLAYVDRLAQRLAEQLPPRSALYVTADHGMIDIPFDDASRIDFDEDWELRAGVAHLGGEGRARHVYAVQGAVNDVLTVWREVLGEQFWVASRDEAIAAGWFGPHIDQRVYERLGDVIAAAHDDVAIIASEREPNESSLVGMHGSMTPVEQLVPLLEVRS; encoded by the coding sequence ATGTCCCTGCCCGCCTGGGACGACGTGGACCCGATCGCCCTCGACACGGCCCCCGTGCCCGCGTACGGCTCCGGGTCGCTCGCCGACCTGCTGCCCACGCTCGTCTCCCACCAGGGCGTGCCCGGTTACGAGACGCCGCCCATCACCGAACTCGCCCCCGCCGACCGGAACTGCGTCTTCCTGATCGACGGCCTCGGCTGGGAGCAGCTCAAGGCCCACCCCGGCGAGGCCCCCTTCCTGACGTCGCTGCTCGCCGGTTCGCGGGGCGGCACCGGACAGCCGATCACCGCCGGCTTCCCCGCGACCACCGCGACCTCGCTCGCCTCGGTCGGCACGGGCCTGCCGCCCGGCGCGCACGGCCTGCCCGGCTACACCGTGCGCAACCCCGCCACCGGTGAGCTGATGAACCAGCTGCGCTGGACCCCGTGGACCGACCCGCGCGCGTGGCAGCCCTACCCCACGGTCTTCCAGCGGGCCCACGACGCGGGCGTGCACACCGCCCAGGTGTCCTCCCCGACCTTCGAGAGCACCCCGCTCACCAAGGTCGCCCTGAGCGGCGGCACCTTCCGCGGCAAGCTCTCCGGAGAGGACCGCATGGACCTCGCCGCCGAGCAACTGGCGGCGGGGGACCGGTCCTTGGTCTACACGTACTACGCGGAAGTGGACGGCAAGGGGCACCGCTTCGGCGTCGACTCGGACGCCTGGCGCGGCCAGCTCGCGTACGTCGACCGGCTCGCCCAGCGCCTCGCCGAGCAGCTGCCCCCGCGCAGCGCGCTCTACGTCACCGCGGACCACGGCATGATCGACATCCCCTTCGACGATGCCTCCCGCATCGACTTCGACGAGGACTGGGAACTGCGCGCCGGCGTCGCCCACCTCGGCGGCGAGGGCCGCGCCCGTCACGTCTACGCGGTACAGGGCGCCGTCAATGACGTATTGACGGTGTGGCGCGAGGTGCTCGGCGAGCAGTTCTGGGTGGCCTCCCGCGACGAGGCGATCGCCGCGGGGTGGTTCGGTCCACACATTGATCAACGTGTGTACGAGCGTCTTGGTGACGTCATCGCGGCCGCGCACGACGATGTCGCGATCATCGCCTCGGAGCGCGAGCCCAATGAGTCCTCGCTCGTCGGCATGCACGGCTCGATGACCCCTGTCGAGCAGCTCGTCCCCCTTCTCGAAGTACGCTCCTAG
- a CDS encoding DUF5998 family protein, producing the protein MAKTGTTTQGLRAAIERSGYYPALVAEAVEAAIGGEAIGSYLVHQETTFDANEVRRHVTVLVLTGTRFIVSHTDEQAADSTSPTPYATTSTESVKIGRISSVVLSRVVGNPEKYVPGTPPREVVLTIGWGAVSRIDLEPAACGDPNCDADHGYTGSSTADDLSLRVSEAGDGPDAVRQTLAFAQALSEATADTAR; encoded by the coding sequence ATGGCAAAGACCGGTACGACGACCCAGGGGCTGCGCGCGGCGATCGAGCGCAGCGGCTACTACCCGGCCCTCGTGGCCGAGGCGGTGGAGGCCGCGATCGGCGGCGAGGCCATCGGGTCCTACCTGGTCCACCAGGAGACGACGTTCGACGCCAACGAAGTGCGCCGGCACGTCACCGTCCTCGTCCTGACCGGCACGCGCTTCATCGTCAGCCACACCGACGAGCAGGCGGCGGACAGCACGTCCCCGACGCCGTACGCGACGACCTCCACGGAGTCGGTCAAGATCGGCCGGATCTCCTCGGTCGTACTCAGCCGCGTCGTCGGCAACCCGGAGAAGTACGTGCCGGGCACTCCGCCCCGCGAGGTCGTCCTGACCATCGGCTGGGGCGCCGTCTCCCGCATCGACCTGGAGCCCGCGGCCTGCGGCGACCCCAACTGCGACGCGGACCACGGCTACACGGGCAGCTCGACCGCCGACGACCTGAGCCTGCGTGTCAGTGAGGCGGGCGACGGCCCCGACGCCGTGCGGCAGACCCTCGCCTTCGCCCAGGCCCTGTCCGAGGCGACCGCGGACACCGCCCGCTGA
- the sepH gene encoding septation protein SepH, giving the protein MPELRVVAVSNDGTRLVLKAADSTEYTLPIDERLRAAVRGDRPRLGQIEIEVESHLRPRDIQARIRAGASAEEVAQLAGIPVDRVRRFEGPVLAERAFMAERARKTPVRRPGENTGPQLGEAVQERLLLRGADKESVQWDSWRRDDGTWEVLLVYRVATEPHSASWTYDPPRRLVQAVDDEARSLIGETDDIAAPEPSFPFVPRIARLPRDRPLDRALDRQLDRPSIPASPVDPSEEGEGAGSAVAEQERDSLTSLLEAVPSFRGDMVVPERPAVTTTTELPPPAQEESEQEAEAEEAPAASAGAGAAYADVLMPRSVASHRDRLVGSTDRQAEADGVRPGRRAAVPSWDEIVFGTRRKKQE; this is encoded by the coding sequence ATGCCCGAACTGCGTGTCGTGGCCGTCAGCAACGACGGCACACGGCTGGTGCTGAAGGCTGCGGACAGCACGGAGTACACGCTTCCGATCGACGAACGGCTGCGCGCGGCCGTCCGCGGCGACCGGCCCCGACTCGGCCAGATCGAGATCGAGGTGGAGAGCCACCTCCGCCCGCGTGACATCCAGGCACGGATACGTGCCGGTGCCAGCGCGGAAGAAGTGGCCCAGCTCGCCGGCATCCCCGTTGATCGCGTCCGCCGCTTCGAAGGACCCGTGCTCGCCGAGCGCGCCTTCATGGCGGAGCGCGCCAGGAAGACCCCCGTACGCCGTCCCGGCGAGAACACCGGACCCCAGCTCGGCGAGGCCGTCCAGGAACGGCTGCTGCTGCGCGGCGCCGACAAGGAATCCGTCCAGTGGGACTCCTGGCGCCGTGACGACGGCACCTGGGAGGTCCTGCTCGTCTACCGCGTCGCGACCGAGCCGCACTCCGCGAGCTGGACGTACGACCCGCCCCGGCGGCTCGTCCAGGCCGTGGACGACGAGGCGCGCTCGCTGATCGGCGAGACGGACGACATCGCGGCACCGGAGCCCAGCTTCCCGTTCGTGCCGCGCATCGCCCGGCTCCCCCGGGACCGGCCGCTCGACCGCGCCCTGGACCGGCAGCTGGACCGCCCGAGCATCCCCGCCTCCCCCGTCGACCCCTCGGAGGAGGGCGAGGGCGCGGGCTCCGCGGTCGCCGAGCAGGAGCGCGACTCGCTGACGAGCCTCCTGGAGGCGGTGCCGAGCTTCCGCGGCGACATGGTCGTGCCCGAGCGCCCCGCGGTCACGACCACCACCGAACTGCCGCCGCCCGCTCAGGAGGAGTCCGAGCAGGAGGCCGAGGCCGAGGAAGCCCCCGCGGCATCGGCCGGCGCCGGTGCGGCCTACGCGGACGTGCTCATGCCGCGCTCGGTGGCCAGCCACCGCGACCGGCTCGTCGGCTCCACGGACCGGCAGGCCGAGGCCGACGGAGTGCGCCCCGGGCGCCGCGCCGCGGTGCCCAGCTGGGACGAGATCGTCTTCGGCACGCGGCGCAAGAAGCAGGAGTAG
- a CDS encoding VOC family protein, whose protein sequence is MTEAQASAGRRDGAGTGRSAPGTPCWVSLMAHGLTATQEFYGALFGWEFRPGPEQLGPYVRALLDGREVAGIGQLPSDRHLPIAWTPYLATDDADATAEAVRHCGGTIGVGPITAGKAGRMAIASDPTGAVFGLWQAARHLGSAVVGEPGAPAWNELVTRETASVVPFYRAVFGYTEEAVVSADFDYLTLQVDGRPVAAMHGVGEALPRDRGPHWMTYFEVADVKEAVDRVTELGGQVVRAPWEGSHGRMATVADPEGAVFTVVRSHARA, encoded by the coding sequence ATGACCGAGGCACAGGCGTCCGCAGGGCGGCGCGACGGCGCGGGAACCGGTCGCAGCGCACCCGGCACACCCTGCTGGGTGAGTCTGATGGCGCATGGCCTGACAGCGACCCAGGAGTTCTACGGAGCGCTCTTCGGCTGGGAGTTCCGGCCGGGCCCCGAGCAGCTCGGCCCCTATGTGCGGGCGCTGCTCGACGGCCGGGAAGTGGCCGGCATCGGACAGCTGCCGTCGGACCGGCATCTGCCGATCGCGTGGACGCCCTATCTGGCGACGGACGACGCGGACGCGACGGCCGAGGCGGTGCGGCACTGCGGCGGCACCATCGGCGTGGGCCCGATCACGGCGGGCAAGGCGGGCCGGATGGCCATCGCGTCGGACCCTACGGGCGCCGTGTTCGGGCTCTGGCAGGCCGCGCGGCACCTGGGCAGCGCCGTGGTCGGGGAGCCGGGCGCACCGGCCTGGAACGAGCTGGTGACGCGGGAGACCGCGAGCGTGGTCCCGTTCTACCGAGCCGTGTTCGGCTACACCGAAGAGGCCGTCGTCTCGGCCGACTTCGACTATCTGACCCTTCAGGTCGACGGCCGCCCGGTGGCCGCCATGCACGGGGTCGGGGAGGCGCTGCCGCGCGACCGGGGCCCGCACTGGATGACGTACTTCGAGGTCGCCGACGTGAAGGAGGCGGTGGACCGGGTGACCGAGCTGGGCGGGCAGGTCGTCAGAGCGCCGTGGGAGGGGTCCCACGGCCGGATGGCGACGGTCGCCGACCCGGAGGGCGCGGTCTTCACCGTCGTACGCTCACACGCCCGCGCCTGA
- a CDS encoding response regulator transcription factor, with the protein MRVLVVEDEQLLADAVATGLRREAMAVDVVYDGAAALERIGVNDYDVVVLDRDLPLVHGDDVCRKIVELGMPTRVLMLTASGDVSDRVEGLEIGADDYLPKPFAFSELTARVRALGRRTSVPLPPVLERAGIKLDPNRREVFRDGREIQLAPKEFAVLEVLLRSEGAVVSAEQLLEKAWDENTDPFTNVVRVTVMTLRRKLGEPAVIVTVPGSGYRI; encoded by the coding sequence GTGCGCGTACTCGTCGTCGAGGACGAGCAGCTGCTCGCCGATGCGGTGGCCACCGGACTGCGCCGGGAGGCCATGGCCGTCGACGTCGTGTACGACGGGGCGGCCGCCCTGGAGCGCATCGGCGTCAACGACTACGACGTGGTGGTGCTCGACCGGGACCTCCCGCTCGTGCACGGCGACGACGTCTGCCGCAAGATCGTCGAGCTCGGCATGCCGACCCGCGTCCTGATGCTCACCGCCTCGGGCGACGTCAGCGACCGGGTCGAGGGCCTGGAGATCGGCGCCGACGACTACCTCCCCAAGCCCTTCGCGTTCAGCGAGCTGACGGCACGCGTGCGCGCCCTCGGACGGCGTACGAGCGTGCCGCTCCCGCCCGTCCTGGAGCGGGCCGGGATCAAGCTCGACCCCAACCGCCGCGAGGTCTTCCGCGACGGCAGGGAGATCCAGCTCGCGCCCAAGGAGTTCGCCGTCCTCGAAGTACTGCTGCGCAGCGAGGGCGCGGTCGTCTCCGCGGAGCAGCTGCTGGAGAAGGCCTGGGACGAGAACACCGACCCGTTCACGAACGTCGTCCGGGTCACCGTCATGACCCTGCGCCGCAAGCTCGGTGAGCCCGCCGTCATCGTGACGGTCCCGGGCTCCGGCTACCGGATCTGA
- a CDS encoding sulfurtransferase, producing MNAIISASELASDLAGENPPVLLDVRWQHQGSMRDAYEEGHIPSAVFVDLDADLAGPAGPGGRHPLPDLEHFGAVMRAAGVSPDRDVVVYDGGQNWAAARLWWMLRWTGHPSVRVLDGGLALWTGSLETGAGTAPAEGSFEPAPTSTDFLDADSAAALARSGLLLDARAAERYRGEVEPIDRVAGHIPGAVSVPTTENVEEDGRFKPAAELADRFKALGASGTSEVGVYCGSGVSGAHEVLALAVAGIPAALYVGSWSEWSADGSRPVATGPDPQ from the coding sequence ATGAACGCCATCATCTCCGCATCCGAACTCGCGAGCGACCTGGCGGGCGAGAATCCGCCGGTCCTGCTCGACGTCCGCTGGCAGCATCAGGGCTCGATGCGCGACGCCTACGAAGAGGGCCACATTCCCTCGGCCGTCTTCGTGGACCTGGACGCCGACCTGGCAGGCCCCGCCGGTCCCGGCGGCCGCCACCCGCTCCCCGACCTGGAGCACTTCGGCGCCGTGATGCGAGCGGCGGGCGTCTCGCCCGACCGTGATGTCGTGGTGTACGACGGTGGCCAGAACTGGGCGGCCGCGCGCCTGTGGTGGATGCTCCGCTGGACGGGGCACCCGTCCGTACGCGTCCTCGACGGTGGCCTCGCCCTGTGGACCGGCTCCCTGGAGACGGGCGCGGGGACGGCCCCGGCCGAGGGGTCCTTCGAGCCTGCCCCGACCAGCACGGACTTCCTCGACGCGGACTCGGCCGCGGCCCTGGCCCGCTCGGGCCTGCTCCTGGACGCCCGCGCGGCCGAGCGCTACCGCGGTGAGGTCGAGCCGATCGACCGGGTGGCCGGCCACATTCCGGGCGCGGTGTCGGTGCCGACCACCGAGAACGTAGAGGAGGACGGCCGCTTCAAGCCGGCCGCCGAGCTTGCGGACCGCTTCAAGGCACTGGGCGCGTCCGGCACTTCGGAGGTCGGCGTCTACTGCGGCTCGGGCGTCTCGGGCGCCCACGAGGTGCTGGCGCTCGCGGTGGCGGGGATTCCGGCGGCGCTGTACGTCGGCTCGTGGTCGGAGTGGTCGGCGGACGGCTCCCGTCCGGTCGCGACGGGCCCGGACCCGCAGTAG
- a CDS encoding MFS transporter has protein sequence MPSPYRALFAAPGTKAFSTAGFLGRMPISMMGIGIVTMVSQLTGRYGLAGALSATVALSAAAIGPQISRLVDRHGQRRVLRPATLASLAAVTGLLLCAKFEAPDWTLFVFAALVGCVPSVGSMIRARWAVLYRDTPQLHTAYSFESVVDEVCFIFGPIISIGLSTVWFPEAGPLLAGAFLAVGVFWLTAQRDTEPVPHPREHHTGGSALRSGGLQVLVATFVATGAIFGAIDVVTVAYAEDQGHKSAASLVLAVYALGSCLAGAVFGLLRFKGAPAPRWLLGVCAMAVSMIPLQLVGNLLFLAVALFVAGLFIAPTMITTMALVEQHVPRAKLTEGMTWVSTGLAVGVALGSSAAGWVIDAAGPDAGYAVPGISGAAAVVVGFLGYRRLNGPVPRRGGTHEHGNWNGHGQREEHSDVA, from the coding sequence GTGCCCAGCCCCTACCGCGCTCTCTTCGCCGCCCCCGGCACCAAGGCGTTCTCCACCGCCGGGTTCCTCGGCCGCATGCCGATATCGATGATGGGCATCGGCATCGTGACGATGGTGTCCCAGCTGACCGGGCGCTACGGCCTCGCGGGCGCGCTGTCGGCGACCGTCGCGCTGTCCGCCGCCGCGATCGGCCCGCAGATATCGCGGCTCGTGGACCGGCACGGCCAGCGCCGGGTGCTCAGGCCCGCGACGCTTGCCTCCCTGGCCGCGGTGACGGGTCTGCTGCTCTGCGCGAAGTTCGAGGCGCCCGACTGGACGCTGTTCGTCTTCGCCGCGCTGGTCGGCTGTGTGCCGAGCGTAGGCTCGATGATCAGGGCGCGCTGGGCCGTCCTCTACCGCGACACCCCGCAGCTGCACACCGCGTACTCCTTCGAGTCGGTGGTGGACGAGGTCTGCTTCATCTTCGGGCCGATCATCTCGATCGGGCTCTCCACGGTGTGGTTCCCCGAGGCCGGACCGCTGCTCGCCGGGGCCTTTCTCGCCGTGGGCGTCTTCTGGCTGACGGCACAGCGGGACACTGAGCCGGTGCCGCACCCTCGCGAACACCACACCGGGGGTTCGGCGTTGCGCTCGGGCGGCCTCCAGGTGCTCGTCGCCACCTTCGTCGCGACCGGCGCGATCTTCGGGGCGATCGACGTGGTCACCGTGGCGTACGCGGAGGACCAGGGCCACAAGTCCGCGGCGAGCCTGGTGCTCGCGGTCTACGCCCTCGGCTCCTGCCTCGCCGGGGCCGTCTTCGGGCTGCTGCGCTTCAAGGGGGCGCCGGCGCCCAGGTGGCTGCTGGGTGTCTGTGCGATGGCCGTGAGTATGATCCCGCTTCAACTGGTCGGGAACCTGCTGTTTCTGGCCGTGGCGCTGTTCGTCGCGGGCCTCTTCATCGCACCGACAATGATCACGACGATGGCCCTCGTCGAGCAGCACGTACCACGCGCGAAACTGACCGAGGGCATGACCTGGGTGAGCACCGGGCTCGCGGTCGGCGTCGCGCTCGGCTCCTCCGCGGCCGGCTGGGTGATCGACGCCGCGGGACCGGACGCCGGGTACGCGGTTCCGGGAATCTCGGGAGCGGCCGCGGTCGTGGTCGGGTTCCTGGGGTATCGCCGGCTGAACGGGCCGGTTCCGCGACGGGGAGGGACCCATGAGCACGGGAACTGGAACGGGCACGGGCAGCGGGAGGAGCACAGCGACGTGGCGTAA
- a CDS encoding thymidine kinase has product MPELVFFSGTMDCGKSTLALQIEHNRSARGLQGMIFTRDDRAGEGKLSSRLGLVTDAIEAADDFDFYAHLVDHLSQGGRADYVIADEAQFLAPGQIDQLARIVDDLGLDVFAFGITTDFRSKLFPGSQRLVELADRVEVLQVEALCWCGARATHNARTIGGEMVVEGAQVVVGDVNQSSDEVGYEVLCRRHHRRRATAATARAGALSPDVLPVDPAVTRA; this is encoded by the coding sequence ATGCCCGAGCTGGTGTTCTTCTCCGGAACGATGGACTGCGGAAAGAGCACGCTGGCTCTGCAGATCGAGCACAACCGCTCGGCCCGCGGACTCCAGGGGATGATCTTCACGAGGGACGACCGCGCGGGTGAGGGCAAGCTCTCCTCGCGGCTCGGCCTCGTCACCGACGCGATCGAGGCCGCGGACGACTTCGACTTCTACGCCCATCTCGTCGACCACCTCTCCCAGGGCGGCCGCGCGGACTACGTGATCGCGGACGAGGCGCAGTTCCTGGCCCCCGGCCAGATCGACCAGCTCGCACGGATCGTCGACGACCTCGGCCTGGACGTCTTCGCGTTCGGCATCACGACGGACTTCCGCTCCAAGCTCTTCCCGGGCTCGCAGCGCCTGGTCGAGCTGGCCGACCGCGTCGAGGTGCTCCAGGTCGAGGCCCTGTGCTGGTGCGGCGCCCGCGCCACGCACAACGCCCGCACCATAGGCGGCGAGATGGTCGTCGAGGGCGCCCAGGTAGTCGTCGGCGACGTCAACCAGTCCTCGGACGAGGTCGGTTACGAGGTCCTGTGCCGCCGCCACCACCGGCGCAGGGCGACGGCGGCGACCGCCCGCGCGGGCGCTCTCTCGCCCGACGTCCTGCCGGTGGACCCCGCCGTCACCCGCGCCTGA
- a CDS encoding inositol monophosphatase family protein — protein MTDPLKALKAELLDVALEAAHRAGVFLREGRPDDLAVAATKSSAVDVVTEMDIASEKLITGFLGERRPDDGVLGEEGASFEGSSGVEWVVDPIDGTVNYLYGRPDWCVSIAARKDGETLVGVVHAPMRGETYRAALGEGAFLGETPARVRPAPPFGQALVGTGFGYLTERRARQAEVARHLVPKVRDIRRGGSAAIDLCDVAVGRLDAYYERGLNPWDFAAGDLVAREAGALTGGRPGEPLSGELAVAAPPGLFEPLQGLLEDLGAWHD, from the coding sequence ATGACGGACCCACTGAAGGCGCTCAAGGCCGAACTGCTCGACGTCGCCCTGGAGGCCGCGCACCGCGCAGGGGTCTTCCTGCGCGAAGGCCGACCCGACGACCTGGCGGTGGCGGCCACCAAGTCCAGCGCCGTGGACGTCGTCACCGAGATGGACATCGCCTCCGAGAAGCTCATCACCGGCTTCCTCGGCGAGCGCAGGCCGGACGACGGCGTGCTCGGCGAGGAGGGCGCGAGCTTCGAGGGCAGCAGCGGTGTGGAGTGGGTCGTCGACCCGATCGACGGCACCGTCAACTACCTGTACGGCCGCCCGGACTGGTGCGTGTCCATCGCCGCCCGCAAGGACGGCGAGACCCTGGTCGGGGTGGTGCACGCCCCGATGCGCGGTGAGACCTACCGCGCGGCCCTGGGGGAGGGCGCCTTCCTCGGCGAGACGCCCGCGCGCGTCCGCCCCGCGCCGCCGTTCGGTCAGGCCCTGGTGGGCACCGGCTTCGGCTACCTCACCGAGCGCCGGGCCCGGCAGGCGGAGGTCGCCCGGCACCTCGTCCCGAAGGTGCGGGACATCCGCCGCGGCGGGTCGGCCGCGATCGACCTGTGCGACGTCGCGGTGGGCCGTCTGGACGCGTACTACGAGCGGGGGCTCAACCCCTGGGACTTCGCGGCCGGTGACCTCGTCGCCCGTGAGGCGGGCGCGCTGACCGGTGGCCGCCCCGGAGAGCCCCTCTCGGGCGAGCTGGCCGTCGCGGCCCCGCCCGGCCTCTTCGAGCCCCTCCAGGGCCTCCTGGAGGACCTCGGCGCCTGGCACGACTGA
- a CDS encoding D-arabinono-1,4-lactone oxidase, giving the protein MSTGTGTGTGSGRSTATWRNWAGNVTTRPAREVTPATVDELAGALREARADGLRAKPVGSGHSFTAAAATDGLLIRPGLLTGIRGIDRAAGTVTVEAGTPLKRLNTALAREGLSLTNMGDIMEQTVSGAVSTGTHGTGRDSASIAAQITGLELVTADGTVLTCSADQNADVFAAARVGLGALGVITAITFAVEPVFFLTAREEPMTFERVTSDFDALFTENEHFEFYWFPHTGNCNTKRNNRSLGPVAPPGRISAFVEDELLSNGLFQVVNSLGRAVPATIPGIAKISSKALSARTYTDIPYKVFTSPRRVRFMEMEYAVPREALVETLCELRAMVDRSRLRISFPVEVRTAPADDIALSTASGRESAYIAVHMYKGTPYQAYFAAAERIFTAHEGRPHWGKLHTRDAEYFAEVYPRFGEFTALRDRLDPDRVFGNEYLRRVLGD; this is encoded by the coding sequence ATGAGCACGGGAACTGGAACGGGCACGGGCAGCGGGAGGAGCACAGCGACGTGGCGTAACTGGGCGGGCAACGTCACCACGCGGCCCGCCAGGGAGGTCACCCCCGCGACGGTGGACGAACTCGCCGGGGCGCTGCGCGAGGCCAGGGCCGACGGCCTCAGGGCGAAGCCCGTCGGCTCGGGCCACTCCTTCACGGCGGCCGCCGCGACCGACGGCCTCCTCATACGCCCCGGCCTGCTCACCGGCATCCGCGGCATCGACCGCGCGGCGGGCACGGTCACCGTCGAGGCGGGCACCCCGCTGAAGCGCCTGAACACGGCGCTCGCCCGTGAGGGCCTGTCGCTCACGAACATGGGCGACATCATGGAGCAGACCGTCTCCGGAGCCGTCAGCACCGGCACCCACGGCACGGGCCGCGACTCGGCCTCGATCGCCGCGCAGATCACGGGCCTTGAGCTGGTCACCGCGGACGGCACGGTCCTGACCTGCTCCGCCGACCAGAACGCCGATGTCTTCGCCGCCGCTCGCGTCGGGCTCGGCGCGCTCGGCGTCATCACCGCGATCACCTTCGCCGTGGAGCCGGTCTTCTTCCTCACGGCCCGCGAGGAACCGATGACCTTCGAGAGGGTCACCAGCGACTTCGACGCCCTCTTCACCGAGAACGAGCACTTCGAGTTCTACTGGTTCCCGCACACCGGCAACTGCAACACCAAGCGCAACAACCGCAGCCTGGGCCCGGTGGCCCCACCCGGCAGGATCAGCGCCTTCGTAGAGGACGAACTGCTCTCCAACGGCCTCTTCCAGGTGGTCAACTCCCTCGGCCGGGCCGTCCCCGCGACCATCCCGGGCATCGCCAAGATCTCCAGCAAGGCGCTCTCCGCCCGCACGTACACGGACATCCCCTACAAGGTCTTCACCAGCCCACGCAGGGTGCGCTTCATGGAGATGGAGTACGCCGTTCCGCGCGAGGCCCTCGTGGAGACCCTGTGCGAGCTGAGGGCCATGGTGGACCGCTCGCGGCTGCGGATCAGCTTCCCGGTGGAGGTCCGCACGGCGCCCGCGGACGACATCGCGCTCTCCACGGCCTCGGGCCGGGAGAGCGCGTACATCGCCGTCCACATGTACAAGGGCACGCCGTACCAGGCGTACTTCGCGGCGGCCGAGCGGATCTTCACCGCGCACGAGGGGCGGCCGCACTGGGGCAAGCTGCACACGCGCGACGCGGAGTACTTCGCCGAGGTATACCCCCGCTTCGGCGAGTTCACGGCCCTGCGCGACCGCCTCGACCCCGACCGCGTGTTCGGCAACGAGTATCTGCGGCGGGTTCTCGGCGACTGA
- a CDS encoding ferrochelatase, with protein sequence MSDVLDPTPYDALLLLSFGGPEGPDDVVPFLENVTRGRGIPKERLKEVGQHYFLFGGVSPINDQNRALLGALRKDFAEHGLDLPVYWGNRNWAPYLTDTLREMVTDGRRRILVLATSAYASYSGCRQYRENLADSLAALEAEGLQVPRVDKLRHYFNHPGFVRPMVDGVLKSLAELPEDVRRGAHLAFTTHSIPNAAADTSGPAEDHGDGGAYVKEHLDVARLIVDAVREETGVEHPWQLVYQSRSGAPHIPWLEPDICDHLEERHGAGAPAVVMVPIGFVSDHMEVLYDLDTEAEAKAAELGLPVRRSATVGADPRFAAAIRELVLERAAKESGTAVTPCALGALGPSHDLCPVGCCPARAPKPAAAGADSPYA encoded by the coding sequence ATGTCCGATGTGCTCGATCCCACGCCCTACGACGCCCTGCTGCTGCTCTCGTTCGGCGGCCCGGAGGGCCCCGACGACGTCGTCCCGTTCCTGGAGAACGTGACGCGCGGGCGCGGCATCCCCAAGGAGCGGCTCAAGGAGGTGGGGCAGCACTACTTCCTGTTCGGCGGGGTCAGCCCGATCAACGACCAGAACCGCGCCCTGCTGGGCGCCCTGCGCAAGGACTTCGCGGAGCACGGCCTCGACCTGCCGGTCTACTGGGGCAATCGCAACTGGGCGCCCTACCTCACCGACACCCTGCGCGAGATGGTCACCGACGGCCGTCGCCGCATCCTGGTCCTGGCCACCAGCGCCTACGCCTCGTACTCGGGCTGCCGCCAGTACCGCGAGAACCTCGCGGACTCCCTCGCCGCCCTGGAGGCCGAGGGCCTCCAGGTGCCGCGGGTCGACAAGCTCCGGCACTACTTCAACCACCCCGGCTTCGTACGCCCGATGGTCGACGGCGTCCTGAAGTCCCTCGCCGAGCTGCCCGAGGACGTACGCCGGGGCGCGCACCTCGCCTTCACGACGCACTCGATCCCGAACGCCGCGGCCGACACCTCCGGGCCGGCCGAGGACCACGGCGACGGCGGTGCCTACGTCAAGGAGCACCTGGACGTGGCCCGCCTCATCGTCGACGCGGTGCGCGAGGAGACCGGTGTCGAGCACCCCTGGCAGCTCGTCTACCAGTCGCGCAGCGGCGCCCCGCACATCCCGTGGCTGGAGCCCGACATCTGCGACCACCTGGAGGAGCGGCACGGCGCGGGGGCGCCCGCGGTGGTCATGGTCCCCATCGGCTTCGTCTCGGACCACATGGAGGTGCTGTACGACCTCGACACCGAGGCCGAGGCCAAGGCCGCGGAGCTGGGCCTCCCGGTCCGCCGCTCGGCGACGGTCGGCGCCGATCCCCGGTTCGCCGCGGCGATCAGGGAGCTGGTCCTGGAGCGCGCGGCGAAGGAGAGCGGCACGGCCGTCACTCCGTGCGCGCTGGGGGCCCTGGGTCCGAGCCACGACCTGTGCCCGGTGGGCTGCTGCCCGGCCCGCGCCCCGAAGCCCGCGGCCGCCGGCGCCGACAGCCCGTACGCGTGA